One part of the Algibacter sp. L1A34 genome encodes these proteins:
- a CDS encoding ComEC/Rec2 family competence protein — protein MKIFNFTIIKLTICLVLGILIGYFFFIPLPTVLCFLLAVLLLLVIAYFVARKQFFKTIWFGLLAFMLMTIVGVLTVNIHNEKSFDKHYTQHILNEKETTNTITFRIREVLKPNAYYDKYVIDILQVNAQQTIGKSLLNIKKDSLQLALRVDAVFSTKSSFEDLGYPLNPYQFDYQNYLEKKYIYHQLSLKQSELFPISNDTHTLFGYANSIRESINLKLKRYHFKPDELAVINALFLGQRQDLSKEVYNDYKNAGAIHILAISGLHIGIILILLSWVFKPIERLKHGKLLKTILLLFLLWNFAVIAGLSASVTRAVTMFSIVTIAANLKRPTNIYNTLAISVFLILLFKPLFIFDVGFQLSYMAVFAIVTIDPILYKLWQPQNKLVDIYWHTITVSIAAQFGIAPLLLYYFHQFAGLFLLSNIIIIPLLAIILGFGIVIILMASLNLLPQFLADILGLIISSMNYVMNYISKQEVFIFNDIPFNIWYVLASYLLIISLIKTFKKWNYANLKWILFAIISIQCAFIYTNYSKSSNELIVFHKSRFSMIGNTNKNTLKITHDLDSLSILKNSTIKNYTVGNFINTIENAELQSVYVLKNKKILLVVDSLNTYNIKSFEPDYLLLRQSPKININRLIDSIHPKYIIADGSNYKSYVLQWKNICKKRKLPFHDTHEKGAFVIKY, from the coding sequence ATGAAAATATTCAATTTCACCATAATTAAACTAACCATTTGCCTCGTTTTAGGTATTCTAATTGGGTATTTTTTCTTTATTCCATTACCTACGGTGTTGTGTTTTTTATTAGCCGTATTACTTTTATTAGTTATAGCATATTTTGTTGCTCGAAAGCAATTTTTTAAAACTATTTGGTTTGGGCTTCTTGCTTTTATGTTAATGACTATAGTGGGTGTTTTAACTGTAAATATTCATAATGAAAAGAGTTTCGACAAACACTATACACAGCATATTTTAAATGAAAAGGAAACGACAAACACCATTACTTTTAGAATTCGCGAAGTTTTAAAACCAAATGCATATTATGATAAATACGTAATTGACATTTTACAGGTTAACGCGCAACAAACCATAGGAAAATCTCTTTTAAATATTAAGAAAGATAGTTTACAATTAGCCTTAAGAGTTGATGCTGTTTTTTCAACTAAAAGCTCTTTTGAAGATTTAGGTTATCCCTTAAACCCATATCAATTTGATTACCAAAACTATTTAGAAAAGAAATATATTTACCATCAATTAAGTTTAAAACAATCAGAATTATTTCCAATTAGCAACGATACACATACCCTATTTGGATATGCTAATTCTATTCGAGAATCCATCAATTTAAAATTGAAACGTTATCATTTTAAACCCGATGAACTTGCTGTAATCAATGCCTTATTCCTTGGGCAGCGACAAGACTTGAGTAAAGAAGTATACAACGATTACAAAAATGCCGGAGCTATTCATATTTTAGCTATCTCAGGACTTCATATCGGTATCATATTAATACTCTTAAGTTGGGTTTTTAAGCCAATAGAACGCTTGAAGCATGGTAAATTATTAAAAACTATTTTACTTCTTTTTCTTTTATGGAACTTTGCGGTTATCGCAGGGCTTTCGGCATCTGTAACTCGCGCAGTAACTATGTTCAGCATTGTTACTATTGCAGCCAACCTTAAACGCCCCACGAATATCTACAACACTTTAGCTATTTCGGTTTTCCTTATTTTATTATTTAAACCTTTATTTATCTTCGATGTTGGGTTTCAATTAAGTTATATGGCGGTTTTTGCTATTGTTACTATCGACCCAATACTTTATAAATTATGGCAACCACAAAATAAATTAGTAGATATTTATTGGCATACAATTACAGTGAGTATTGCTGCCCAATTCGGCATAGCGCCGCTTCTGCTCTACTACTTCCATCAATTCGCGGGACTGTTTTTGCTATCGAACATAATAATAATCCCTTTGTTAGCAATTATTTTAGGTTTTGGAATAGTCATCATTTTAATGGCATCTCTAAACTTATTACCTCAATTTTTAGCCGATATTCTTGGACTTATTATTAGTAGCATGAATTATGTTATGAACTACATTTCAAAACAAGAAGTTTTTATTTTCAATGATATTCCTTTTAATATTTGGTATGTTCTAGCTTCATATCTTTTAATTATTTCATTAATAAAAACCTTTAAAAAATGGAACTATGCCAATTTAAAATGGATTCTATTTGCTATTATTAGCATTCAATGTGCATTTATTTACACGAATTACAGCAAATCTTCTAATGAACTTATCGTGTTTCATAAAAGTCGTTTTAGCATGATTGGTAATACAAATAAAAACACATTAAAAATTACACATGATTTGGATAGCCTTTCTATCTTAAAAAATTCAACTATAAAAAATTACACAGTTGGAAATTTTATTAACACCATTGAAAATGCCGAATTACAATCGGTTTATGTGCTGAAAAACAAAAAAATATTATTAGTAGTAGACAGCTTAAACACTTACAATATAAAATCTTTTGAACCAGATTATCTATTGCTTCGACAATCTCCAAAAATAAATATAAATAGATTAATAGATTCCATTCATCCAAAATATATTATTGCAGATGGTAGCAACTATAAGTCGTATGTATTACAATGGAAAAATATTTGTAAAAAACGAAAACTCCCTTTTCATGACACACACGAAAAGGGAGCTTTTGTAATTAAATATTGA
- a CDS encoding thioredoxin family protein codes for MKKITMAFLLTLISSVYVSAQEINWLTLEEAVKLQKQTPKKIMMDVYTNWCGPCKMLDKNTFQNKEVAEYVNENYYAVKLNGEGNDIVNYKGKSYGNPNYDPAKANRRNSAHELAHYFQISAYPTVLFFDETAEVITPLRGYQTPIQLELYLKMFKNDDHKKIKTQDEFNAYYNAFQSEFKG; via the coding sequence ATGAAAAAAATAACAATGGCGTTTTTATTGACGCTTATATCATCGGTTTACGTAAGCGCTCAAGAGATTAATTGGTTAACTCTTGAAGAGGCCGTTAAGCTTCAAAAGCAAACACCAAAAAAAATTATGATGGATGTTTATACTAACTGGTGCGGACCATGTAAAATGTTGGATAAAAACACGTTTCAAAATAAAGAAGTTGCCGAGTATGTAAACGAAAATTACTATGCTGTGAAACTTAATGGAGAAGGAAATGATATTGTAAATTATAAAGGCAAATCATATGGAAATCCTAATTACGATCCCGCGAAAGCTAATAGACGTAATTCAGCACACGAATTAGCGCACTATTTTCAAATAAGTGCATATCCAACTGTTTTGTTTTTTGATGAAACGGCTGAGGTAATCACACCGCTTAGAGGATATCAAACACCAATTCAATTAGAGTTGTATTTAAAAATGTTTAAAAACGACGATCATAAAAAGATTAAAACACAAGATGAATTTAATGCATATTATAATGCATTTCAATCGGAATTTAAAGGATAG
- a CDS encoding peptide MFS transporter yields MAAKALQPHQKELFGQPIGLYILFLTEMWERFSYYGMRALLVLYMTTSTLGDDARGAGLGWTSQEALALYGWYTMLVYVMSIPGGMIADKLIGQKKAVLYGAIILCLGHAVLVMKDIWAFYTGLGLVILGVGLLKPNISTMVGGLYKAGDIRRDKGFSIFYIGINLGSLLATMVVGGVIVKWGWHAGFGLAGVVMLLGLINYIGGQKYLTQVGNFVPSTNDEHEVSYTKLYGRLFSSPTQLMFTGVLLAGSLIGWYFLGWPYGLLFLFLTAIAALLMMIYKDLDTQVYKDRFVVLLLSFIMVIIFWGAFEQAGGLMNLYTDTNTDRMLFGWEVPTVMFQSLNAAFIILFATFIAGVWAKRKLKGGEASSIFKMASGIIIMGLGFVFMVFAALEFEESGTSSMIWLVLAYLFHTIGELCLSPVALSFITKLAPVKYASLMMGVYFAASGLGNKVAGIIGESASKFGELYIFSGIVLFTVVIGVLFIIILKPLKRLTHGAEESERILKNEEAEGFELAED; encoded by the coding sequence ATGGCAGCTAAGGCATTGCAACCGCATCAAAAAGAACTATTTGGACAACCAATAGGATTGTATATTTTATTCTTAACAGAAATGTGGGAGCGTTTTTCTTATTATGGTATGCGTGCTTTGTTGGTTTTATATATGACGACTTCTACTTTAGGAGATGATGCTAGAGGAGCTGGACTTGGGTGGACTAGCCAAGAAGCTTTGGCGCTTTATGGTTGGTATACCATGCTGGTTTATGTGATGTCTATACCAGGCGGTATGATTGCCGATAAATTAATTGGCCAGAAAAAGGCAGTTTTATATGGTGCCATTATTTTATGTTTAGGACATGCTGTTTTAGTTATGAAAGATATTTGGGCATTCTATACCGGTTTAGGTTTAGTAATTCTAGGTGTTGGTTTGCTAAAACCGAATATATCAACAATGGTTGGGGGTTTGTATAAAGCTGGTGATATTAGGCGTGATAAAGGATTTAGTATTTTTTATATAGGTATTAATTTAGGTTCACTTTTAGCGACTATGGTTGTTGGTGGCGTTATTGTAAAATGGGGTTGGCATGCTGGCTTCGGACTTGCCGGTGTTGTTATGCTATTGGGGTTAATAAATTATATTGGAGGTCAAAAATATTTGACTCAAGTTGGGAATTTTGTTCCTAGTACCAATGATGAACATGAGGTCTCTTACACTAAATTATATGGTAGACTGTTTAGTTCGCCTACGCAGCTCATGTTTACTGGTGTATTATTAGCTGGTTCATTAATAGGCTGGTATTTTCTAGGCTGGCCTTATGGTTTGCTTTTCTTGTTTTTAACAGCAATTGCGGCCTTATTAATGATGATTTATAAAGACCTAGATACGCAAGTTTATAAAGATCGTTTTGTGGTGTTATTATTATCATTCATTATGGTAATTATTTTCTGGGGAGCCTTTGAGCAAGCTGGTGGATTAATGAATTTATATACGGATACTAATACCGATCGCATGTTATTTGGTTGGGAAGTTCCAACAGTTATGTTTCAAAGTTTAAATGCTGCATTTATAATTCTTTTTGCAACTTTTATAGCTGGTGTTTGGGCAAAACGAAAACTTAAAGGAGGAGAAGCGTCTTCAATATTCAAAATGGCATCTGGTATTATAATTATGGGATTAGGTTTTGTTTTTATGGTTTTTGCAGCTTTAGAATTTGAGGAATCTGGAACTTCTAGTATGATTTGGTTAGTTTTAGCTTATCTGTTTCATACAATTGGAGAACTTTGTTTATCTCCTGTAGCACTTTCTTTTATAACTAAATTAGCTCCTGTTAAATATGCGTCTTTAATGATGGGTGTTTATTTTGCAGCATCTGGTTTAGGAAATAAAGTGGCCGGTATTATTGGTGAGTCTGCAAGTAAATTTGGGGAATTATATATCTTCTCCGGAATTGTACTTTTTACAGTGGTTATCGGAGTGTTATTTATTATTATTTTAAAACCATTAAAGCGATTAACCCACGGTGCAGAAGAAAGTGAGCGCATTTTGAAAAACGAAGAAGCAGAAGGTTTTGAATTAGCCGAAGATTAA
- a CDS encoding peptide MFS transporter, whose translation MNTDIENLFKDKVIGHPAGLFIIFFTEMWERFSFYGMRILLVLFLTAPMLGTNPGWEWPREHALALIGTYGSMLYLTPIVGGWVADKITGYKWAVVIGCFFMMLGHLSMVFETPWSLYLGLALLIIGTGFFKPNMTSMISEMYKGKESKKDGAYTIYYMGVNAGAFFGMMLCGYLAENIGWSYGFGLAGIFMLLGLIQFWLAKDFFGQIGEKPSKVHEVELPQNINERNPKEQDNAEHIEKLNLFTVIDKILITLSALGGFLYLINDPLSKAGNINLLNFNLGGLDGSHVTVLTALALFLYLIITRISRYSRIVRDKIIAVSVFAVFTVIFFAAFEQALGSMTLFARDYTERALTGNSAIIFKIVDLILTVGPLAIITWVLLLLFKKTYSKIPYSNITLSISFIFLWYIVYYKINNEFSKDTTEVPATWFGILNSFFIITLAPLFSRWWESKYNPSAAMKYGIGLLLLGLGFGVLVFGTLGIPQGAKTASVSMVFLILAYLLHTMGELCISPVGLSYLSKLVPGRMIGFMFGIWYLAIAIGQKAAGSMGGMIDKITAEYSLSSFFLIFTIVPAIFALISLVLNPMLKRLMHGVR comes from the coding sequence ATGAATACAGACATTGAAAATCTATTTAAAGACAAGGTAATTGGGCATCCGGCAGGGTTGTTTATTATTTTCTTTACCGAAATGTGGGAGCGTTTTTCATTCTACGGAATGCGTATTCTTTTGGTATTGTTTTTAACAGCACCTATGCTTGGTACAAACCCTGGTTGGGAGTGGCCTCGCGAACATGCGTTAGCTTTAATTGGAACTTATGGTTCTATGCTTTACTTAACGCCTATTGTTGGTGGTTGGGTTGCCGATAAAATTACAGGTTATAAATGGGCTGTGGTTATTGGTTGTTTTTTTATGATGCTTGGGCATTTATCTATGGTTTTCGAAACGCCTTGGTCGTTGTATTTAGGGTTAGCTTTATTAATTATAGGTACAGGGTTTTTTAAGCCTAACATGACTTCGATGATTTCTGAAATGTACAAAGGCAAAGAATCTAAAAAAGATGGCGCTTACACTATTTATTATATGGGTGTTAATGCTGGTGCTTTCTTCGGAATGATGCTTTGCGGTTATTTGGCAGAAAACATTGGGTGGAGTTATGGTTTTGGATTGGCAGGTATCTTTATGTTGCTTGGGTTAATTCAGTTTTGGTTGGCAAAAGACTTTTTTGGACAAATTGGCGAAAAACCATCTAAAGTTCACGAAGTTGAATTGCCTCAAAATATAAATGAAAGAAATCCAAAAGAACAGGATAATGCCGAACATATTGAAAAGCTAAACCTATTTACTGTAATCGATAAAATTTTAATTACTTTATCGGCTTTAGGAGGTTTTTTATATCTTATAAATGATCCGCTTTCTAAAGCAGGAAACATAAATCTTTTAAACTTTAACTTAGGTGGTTTAGATGGTTCTCATGTTACTGTTTTAACAGCATTGGCTTTGTTTTTGTATTTAATCATTACTCGTATTTCTAGATATTCTAGAATTGTACGTGATAAAATTATAGCAGTTTCAGTCTTTGCTGTCTTTACCGTTATATTCTTTGCAGCTTTCGAGCAAGCTTTAGGTTCTATGACGTTGTTTGCTCGTGATTATACAGAAAGAGCTCTTACCGGAAATTCCGCTATTATATTTAAAATCGTCGATTTAATATTAACCGTTGGTCCATTAGCAATTATTACTTGGGTGTTACTTTTGTTATTCAAAAAAACCTATTCGAAAATCCCATATTCTAATATTACATTAAGTATTTCATTTATATTTCTTTGGTATATTGTTTACTATAAAATTAATAATGAATTTAGTAAAGATACTACCGAAGTACCTGCTACTTGGTTCGGGATTTTAAATTCGTTTTTTATAATAACACTTGCACCATTATTTTCTAGATGGTGGGAAAGTAAATATAACCCAAGTGCAGCCATGAAATATGGTATTGGCTTATTGCTTTTAGGCTTAGGTTTTGGTGTTTTAGTTTTTGGTACTTTAGGTATTCCTCAAGGTGCAAAAACAGCATCGGTAAGTATGGTGTTTTTAATATTAGCTTACTTGTTGCATACTATGGGCGAGTTATGTATTTCGCCAGTAGGCTTATCATATTTAAGTAAACTAGTTCCAGGTAGAATGATAGGGTTTATGTTCGGGATTTGGTACTTAGCCATCGCTATCGGTCAAAAAGCAGCAGGCTCTATGGGAGGCATGATTGATAAGATTACGGCAGAGTATTCATTAAGTAGTTTTTTCTTGATATTTACTATAGTTCCGGCGATATTTGCATTAATTTCTTTAGTGTTAAACCCAATGCTTAAAAGACTTATGCACGGCGTACGTTAA